From the genome of Pantoea alfalfae, one region includes:
- a CDS encoding histidine phosphatase family protein: MFNTVHRAQGWADTPLTASGAAVAEQLGRGLQPLPFVAAWSSDSGRARETAQLVMKNWKHPPVLKELKGLREVGFGLYEGDLNKNLINAAAHQAGYASDTALLEAFSAGKIRMDGMIDAIHEAEAAGTPSLAGIKSSGQAETYQQVAKRMMKSITTIAKQAQQQGGGNVLVVSHGMAITTLLQALGDTSLREQLKNASVTLLRYTDNGQFKIESINDMRYVERGL; the protein is encoded by the coding sequence ATGTTTAATACGGTACATCGCGCGCAGGGATGGGCCGATACGCCGCTGACGGCTTCCGGTGCAGCTGTTGCAGAGCAACTGGGAAGGGGATTGCAGCCGTTACCCTTCGTCGCGGCCTGGTCCAGCGATTCGGGACGGGCGAGAGAAACCGCGCAGCTGGTAATGAAGAACTGGAAACACCCGCCTGTGCTGAAAGAGCTGAAAGGGCTGCGCGAGGTGGGATTTGGCCTTTATGAAGGCGATCTGAATAAAAATCTGATTAACGCTGCCGCGCATCAGGCGGGCTATGCTTCTGATACCGCACTTCTGGAAGCGTTTAGCGCCGGTAAAATTCGTATGGATGGGATGATCGACGCGATTCATGAGGCGGAAGCCGCAGGCACGCCATCGCTGGCAGGTATTAAATCCTCCGGCCAGGCCGAAACCTATCAGCAGGTAGCTAAGCGCATGATGAAGAGTATCACCACAATCGCGAAGCAGGCGCAGCAGCAGGGCGGAGGCAATGTGCTGGTGGTCAGCCACGGTATGGCTATCACCACTCTGCTGCAGGCGCTGGGCGATACTTCATTACGGGAGCAGCTTAAGAATGCCAGCGTGACGCTGCTGCGCTACACCGATAACGGGCAGTTCAAAATCGAGTCCATCAACGATATGCGTTACGTGGAGCGCGGTTTATAA
- a CDS encoding OprD family porin, which produces MTDFYYRQGKDLKMKEKYYFHLFFSLLLLFFGGSVKASDIHAPSAQNKLWGDAALDFKLRNHWKYLKEDEAQPTAVHNAWGQAATVDFRSGYQWDLLGFDTTYTRAVRLGSSDYFSTRGLLYDSGGNMEKRDAHGFSKFSQRYLKLKLGNRRLRFDGKAGWQELKNIGVLTTTDRLSRNSYAGYSGALTWQNARLDLAFVNKTIRHDSGKTLALQTQARQKIDAIYTAALRYKDERHAVAYAFGEAERYQRRHVIEAGYTLSPYWSLGAQIYGSQALEKYRRMPASKRTFDKQAWHYVGETTWKHGAWTQRLAAGWTSAPKERAVGYYARPLTKNTRGRFTSLTSAGKDYMRDRELALVSLSQYEITKGISTGIQLNYGQFHYRNNLVRTGEVSLINQFSNQHPTFKNLTLFTLTGYGWSYKNSKETPHLNNQGKTQRSRSLSAEVVVQYKFNLF; this is translated from the coding sequence ATTTTTTTCACTATTGCTGCTTTTTTTTGGGGGGAGTGTTAAGGCGTCTGACATTCACGCCCCCTCCGCGCAGAATAAATTATGGGGTGACGCGGCGCTCGATTTCAAACTGCGCAACCATTGGAAGTATCTCAAGGAGGACGAAGCACAGCCCACCGCGGTTCACAATGCCTGGGGCCAGGCCGCGACAGTCGATTTTCGTTCCGGTTATCAGTGGGACCTGCTTGGATTTGATACGACTTATACCCGCGCCGTACGCCTGGGGTCAAGCGACTACTTCTCCACGCGCGGTCTGCTCTATGACAGCGGTGGTAACATGGAGAAGCGGGATGCCCACGGCTTTAGCAAGTTCAGTCAGCGCTATCTTAAGCTAAAGCTCGGCAATCGCAGGCTACGGTTCGATGGAAAGGCAGGCTGGCAGGAACTGAAAAATATCGGCGTGCTGACGACCACGGATCGCCTGTCGCGCAACAGCTATGCTGGCTATAGCGGAGCACTGACGTGGCAGAATGCCCGGCTGGATCTTGCTTTCGTTAACAAAACCATACGGCATGATTCAGGAAAAACGCTGGCGTTGCAAACCCAGGCCAGACAAAAAATTGACGCCATTTACACCGCTGCGCTGCGCTACAAAGATGAACGTCACGCGGTTGCCTACGCATTCGGCGAGGCTGAGCGCTATCAGCGCCGCCATGTGATTGAGGCGGGCTACACCCTCTCGCCATACTGGTCACTAGGCGCGCAAATCTATGGCAGCCAGGCGCTGGAGAAATATAGAAGGATGCCCGCCAGCAAGAGAACCTTTGATAAACAGGCGTGGCACTATGTCGGGGAAACGACCTGGAAGCATGGCGCCTGGACGCAGAGACTGGCTGCTGGCTGGACATCGGCTCCAAAGGAGAGGGCGGTGGGATATTATGCCCGGCCCCTGACTAAAAATACCCGGGGACGTTTCACGTCACTAACTTCGGCGGGCAAAGACTATATGCGCGATAGAGAGCTGGCACTGGTTTCTCTGAGTCAGTATGAAATTACAAAGGGGATCAGTACCGGAATACAGCTTAATTATGGCCAGTTCCATTATCGTAATAATCTTGTGCGAACCGGCGAGGTTTCATTAATTAATCAATTCAGTAATCAACATCCCACCTTCAAAAATCTGACGCTATTCACGCTGACCGGTTATGGCTGGTCATATAAAAACAGTAAAGAGACCCCGCATCTGAATAATCAGGGGAAAACTCAGCGTTCCCGCAGTTTGTCCGCTGAAGTGGTTGTTCAATATAAATTCAATCTTTTTTGA